A window of Abyssibacter profundi genomic DNA:
CATCAGCAGCACGACCACCCAGTAATTGTAGTGGGCGAGAATCATCCGCGGCCCCGCCCAGCAAAGCTGAAGAACAGCATCAACATCACGGCAGCCACGGTCAGACCCACGCCCAGTTCGACCAGCAGAATGCCCAGATGCTGGCCATCGCTGGGGTCGGCTGGGTCGATGGCGGTGTAATCCAGGTAGGCGTAGCCCTGCAACAGACTGAAGACCCCGACCCCTGCGTAGAGCAGGACGCCCAGCGGTGCGACCCGGCGCAGCACGGCCATCGGAACCACGGCTCTAGCGGCGTCCAGTCCGAAGACCAGGGCATAGAGCACGATGCCGGCGGCAAAGATTACACCGGCCTGAAACCCGCCTCCTGGCCCGTAGTCACCGTGAAACTGAACATACAAAGCGAATAGCAGGATCAACGGGATCAAGATCTTGGAGATGACCCGCAGGACCACATGTTCATGATGCAGCGCCATTAGCGGGTGGGCTCCTTGCGCTCGCGGCTGCTACGCCCCAGCAACATCAACACGGCGATGCCGGCGGTGAACACGACGACCACTTCGCCCAGCGTGTCGAATCCGCGATAGCTGGCCAGCAGCGTCGTCACCATGTTGGGTATCCCGACCTCATCATGGGTGGTCTCGATGTAGCGCTCCGCGATGGGGTGCGTCTGAACCGGCGTGTCGGCATCGCCGAACACCGGCATGTCAGAGAATGCGTACAACAGAATTCCACCGCAGGCCACCGCCGTGAGCAGGGCCGGTAGCCGCTTCTGGTGGGGTGCCTGCTGTTCCTTTGCCCGGGTCAAGCCGAAGGTGGCCAGGAACAGCACCGTCGTCATTCCGGCACCGACAGCGGCTTCGGTAAATGCCACATCGACGGCATCGAGCAGCACAAACACGCTAGCGCATAGCAGGCTGTAGATCCCGCTAAGCATGGCCACTGCAAACAAGCCACGCAGCCGGGCAATGGCCAGGGCAGTGACCACCAGGCAGGCCAGTAAAAAGAGGTTCAGGGCGTCAAACGCCAGA
This region includes:
- a CDS encoding DUF4040 domain-containing protein; the encoded protein is MIDSLAFDALNLFLLACLVVTALAIARLRGLFAVAMLSGIYSLLCASVFVLLDAVDVAFTEAAVGAGMTTVLFLATFGLTRAKEQQAPHQKRLPALLTAVACGGILLYAFSDMPVFGDADTPVQTHPIAERYIETTHDEVGIPNMVTTLLASYRGFDTLGEVVVVFTAGIAVLMLLGRSSRERKEPTR
- a CDS encoding Na(+)/H(+) antiporter subunit B — its product is MALHHEHVVLRVISKILIPLILLFALYVQFHGDYGPGGGFQAGVIFAAGIVLYALVFGLDAARAVVPMAVLRRVAPLGVLLYAGVGVFSLLQGYAYLDYTAIDPADPSDGQHLGILLVELGVGLTVAAVMLMLFFSFAGRGRG